The Coregonus clupeaformis isolate EN_2021a chromosome 27, ASM2061545v1, whole genome shotgun sequence genomic sequence catctggtttgggtttagtgggactatcatttgtttttcaacaggacaccttcaggctgtgtaagggctatttgaccaagaaggagagtgatggagtgctgcatcagatgacctggcatccacaatcccccaacctcaaaccaattgagatggtttgggatgagtcggacggcagagtgaaggaaaagcagccaacaagtgctcagcatatgtgggaactccttcaagactgttggaaaagcattccaggtgaagctggttgagagaattccaagaatgtacaaagctgtcatcaaggcaaagggtggctatttgaagaatctcaaatataaaatatattttgttttgtttaacacttttttggttactacaagattccatatgtgttatttcatattttggatgtcttcactattattctacaatgtagaaaatagtaaaaataaagaaaaacccttgaatgagtaggtgtgtccaaacgtttgactggtactgtatatctgtactGCAATCTCTTTATGTGGGGTTCAGTGGCCTCAAAATGTCCCCTTAGAGGGGGCGCCTCAACAACATTCATAAACGCCCCTGTAGACAGGCACCTGATGTGTCCCAGCTTTCACTCCCTCTGATGTACCAACAAACAGGTACCCGAGATACACAATACACAAGGCCAGACTTTCTAAACGTTTTTTATCTAGCAGCATTCAAACCTGCTTTCTGGACATACATGTTGTACACAACTTCCTCAATCTCTGAACTTTGCCTTAAAGTGAAGGCCGGGGAGTACAGTATGTTTTTGTATATAAAAATAGAACATTTGTGGCACACATTCAATATTTCTGGATAAACATGTTCCACTGCTCTGGACATTACTGTGTAGGCTAGACCTCGAAAACAAATGTTCCTAGGTCTGCAAAAAGATTTAGCATAGGACTAAAAAGGTGTGTAAGTGACACAGCAATGCCAAAAACATAATACTAAACAGCTGTTACTTAAAATAAACTGCTACACCTTAAAGACAAGCTATGGGCTTGTGTGTGTAAACAGTTTATCCCATGGGTGTCTGGGAGTGTGTCTAAAATTAACTGGAACTAGTTTGTTAATGCCTGCACTGATTGTTGGCATGCTGTAAAGCTTCAAAGAGGCTTCCTTCCATTGCATTCCTGCTGTCCTTCCAATGCTAGTTCTTATATGGCCCCACATTTGCCCTGTAGCATATGCAGGCATATCTGTGACCAGCATTCCAGCAGATATAGAGACCGTGACCTCTCACTGCACACACACGCTTACACCCATACACATATAGAAACAGAGTGCACAGAACTGAAAGTGTGGTCTTATTCATGGGCCATCGAACTGTACAGTAGTAGAGTTTAACAAGATtgaaacactgtgtgtgtgtgttgcttatCTACAACATGTCACCACCAAAGTGACATATACTTTCCCTCCTGCCCAACCACGTCTTACTAAACAGCAGACGTCCAGGGGCGTTGCTAGGATTTGAGAGAAAAAAGGAATTTGAACAGCTATATGCATCAACCTGGTACACTTTGAGATTAACATTGAGAGATTAGATCTACTAAGAATTATGTAACAAAAAAATCCACTCATGTCAATTCCATTCAAAAGCCAATACCATATAAATACAATACAAGACATTCAGGTAACTTGCACCTTCCCACCTGCCACAGCAGAGAGTCTGCTCTGGAACACGGACATCTACAGCGTATTGCCAAAAACCTCCATACCACTCAACACcttcaaacatagactctgacctgtccaatgagccaaactgcTTAAAAAAATGTATATCATCATAATAATCCAATGACTCAGTTCACTTTCAGAGGAGAGATGTGGCAGACCTTTACAATGTCAAAGTACAGTGCATTCTACTGAATACATGCATTTCTGTACTATATTTACTGCAATATTAACACATTTGTTTTAAAATAGGGATATCATGGACCatcacattattttattttctattttaggACCCTAGGTGTATCTGAAACAAATCGGTCAAAATTATTTTATGATGCCTTTGAATCTGTCCTTATAAATAACACAAAGAGATGTCAAATCAGGTAATGCCAAATGTAAATctgaattacagtgagggaaaaaagtatttgatcccctgctgattttgtatgttttcccactgacatagacatgatcagtctataattttaatggtaggtttatttgaacagtgagagacagaataacaacaacacaaaatccagaaaaacacatgtcaaaaatgttatacattgatttgcattttaatgagggaaataagtatttgacccctctgcaaaacatgacttggtgacaaaacccttgttggcaatcacagaggtcagacatttcttgtagtcggccaccaggtttgcacatatctcaggagggattttgtcccactcctctttgcagatcttctccaagtcattaaggtttcgaggctgacgtttggcaactcgaaccttcagctcccttcacagattttctatgggattaaggtctggagactggctaggccactccaggaccttaatgtgcttcttcttgagccactcctttgttgccttggccgtgtgttttgggtcattgtcatgctggaatacccatccacgacccattttcaatgcctgagggaaggaggttctcacccaagatttgacggtacatggccccgtccatcgtccctttgatgctgtgaagttgtcctgtccccttagcagaaaaacacccccaaagcataatgtttccacctccatgtttgacggtggggatggtgttcttggggtcataggcagcattcctcctcctccaaacacggcgagttgagttgatgccaaagagctcgattttggtctcatctgaccacaacactttcacccagttctcctctgaatcattcagatgttcattggcaaacttcagacgggcctgtatatgtgctttcttgagcagggggaccttgcgggcgctgcaggatttaagtccttcacggcgtagtgtgttaccaattgttttcttggtgactatggtcccagctgccttgagatcattgacaagatcctcccgtgtagttctgggctgattcctcaccgttctcatgatcagtgcaactccacgaggtgagatcttgcatggagccccaggctgagggagattgacagttcttttgtgtttcttccatttgcgaataatcgcaccaactgttgtcaccttctcaccaagctgcttggcgatggtcttgtagctcattccagccttgtgtaggtctacaatcttgtccctgacatccttggagtgctctttggtcttggccatggtggagagtttagaatctgattgattgcttctgtggacaagtgtattttatacaggtaacaagctgagattaggagcactccctttaaaagtgtgctcctaatctcagctcgttacctgtataaaagacacctgggagccagaaatatttctgattgagatggggtcaaatacttatttccctcattaaaatgcaaatcaatttataacatttttgacatgcgtttttctagattttgttgttgttattctgtctctcgctgttcaaataaacctaccattaaaattatagactgataatttctttgtcagtgggcaaacgtacaaaatcaacaggggatcaaatacttttttccctcactgtaagtatgcCTTCAAGTGATTGAAATGCATCAGACAAGTTTTGGAAATTTCAGGAAAGCAGAAGGAAGATCATCAGGCAATCTTTTTTTACAGCCTGCTATTCGACCATCAAAAGATTTGGGGCTGGACCAAAAACATTTGGGGCTTCAGCCCGGAAGCCCACCCCTAACGACGCCAAAGCCACACAGAACCTTGACAGTGAGTGAATCCTGCCTGGTAAAAACATTGGATTATTTTTATGGGGATGTGTGAAATTTACTCCTCGGCCTGAAGTGTCCCGACTTGTACCAGCAAATAGCTAGCGTTTCGCATGGCGCTGACTGGTAAGACGCTTCAGGAGGGCAgtcacgtgtgctagcaaggcagaggaTCCGAGTTTGCGTCAGGTGTGGGCCGAatcgggaggaagtggtacttGCTAAGCAAGCAGTGTGACGTCCTTTATACTAGCTCCATGCTGATGCACAAAGCTTGGGCACCTACTACACTATACCCAAAATTGAACCCAATGCTGAGGACCTCTCAAATCATACAAGTCAACACGATAAGCTGAACAATCCGCTCTAATGCTGATGTTTTTCTGTGTGAAAAGCCACAATTCTTGGAAGTACACTTTGGGAAGAATAATGCTGAATCATGAATAGCATGAATTTTGCAGTCTTGGTGGCAAAGGACACACAGTGTGACATCACTCTACTGTATATGAGTGGCACATCACTGTAAGTGTGACAACATGACTGTATCTGCAAGACAAACCCATTTGCAAGCAACAAGATGTGGAGTTTTGGACAAACTGAACTACAATTTATTTCAAGAATCTTTTGTTTGATTGTAATATTAAACAGATATTAAATTGATTACATTAATACTTGAACAGCAGGTAACCTTTTTAACCCAGCACCTAAGGAGTAACGCATATGCTCATGCCACTATGAGATAGCAATACTATACATGGCCACCATGATGCAAACCATGTATCAGGCCCTACCCGTCAAAGACATAGCATAATGgatgtatttttttataaataGAACCACAATCTCAAACTGTTAAGGATATGCATTGATACAGGAACCATGTAGGTATCCTTTGTGTATTCAATTTTGCTTTCTTACTGAGAAATAATGGATGTGTGCATGCCACAGAGATTTTGTCATTATGACCCAAGTCTCCATGCATTGGGCCCTACCTGTCGAAGACCACTGCAGCGAAGCTGGGCTCAGCGAACACTACCTCCCCAGCCCAGAGGTCTTTGGTGGTCCTGAGACCCCTGCCCTTCTCCCCAGCATCAAAAACTTCTACGTTGTCCATATCCAGGGTCATTACCAAGTTAACAGAAGACTGGAACACCTCACAGATAGAGgtaaaaagagagggagaaggagtagTGCTGGCTGGAGTGCTCTTCAAAAACGTTCAGCACCTGCCCTTCTCCTCAGCCCGACCCCGCCCTCCAAAAATAGACTGGCCTTCCTGGGACTGTgggactgggagaggagaggggaggggggggggtgtatGTGGGAGTCTAGGGGTTTGGGAGTGGAAGTGCTGGGAAGGCTTACTCCATAGGGGGAATAGTTGTACAGGTCTGCCTGGATGTCCTCCCCTTCTTTGGGGTTGGTTCAGGCCAGGCCCCAGGGGTATTTTGGTCTggcagctgtgtctgtctgtctctgtctggggaGGTAGGAGGCAACTGACTGGGAAGAGGCCTGATCAAACACTTCTCTCTGTTGCTTTTGTTCTCATTctagctacagtatctgtcaTTACCACAGTCTGCACAAGTCACCATGCAGTTCTTTTTCTCTTCTCTGCTTTCTGTCTCTGGCTCATTTACATTGGCTGTTCACACCTTCCTCTCATCCAGTGTCCCTTCTTCCCTTTTGTCAAAAGATATACATCTCAAGGACAGCAAAACTGTCATATATGAAGAATGGTCAAGTGCAATTAAATACATTGTGTTGTTATTTGTAGTTATATAGGATAGCCCTATTTAATACCAAACAATAAAACCGAATTGAAAGTCATGATTTGACAATGACATAGAAATCAATTTTGAATATCGGAAACATTTTGAATATAGGCTGCATGGGTCATATTTTCCCTTTCACTTCACAGGGTGATTAATACTCGGAAAGAACACCACCTAAATGAAGCGAGGATGCTTCTGGGATTACACAGCCTTGTGAAGACAGACTGTTTACAGTAGGAGTGTGGGAGAGAGGCAAGGGGTGAGGGGGAATAGAAGTAAGAaaagcaggggaggagaggaggaagtgaggaggaaaggatttgtgtgtgtgtgtcacatgtaGCTCCTGGCAGATGTTCTTTGGAAGGTGAAGATGGGAGAGACTGCAGAGACAGTGGCTCAGAGCATTTACCCTATTTGTCCTGTTGTACTCAAAGGTCTGACTGGTCTGGTGCTGCAGAAACTAAACACTGATCAGCTGAGTAGGAAACTATGCAACACCATCTGTGAATAGAAGCATTTGAATTCATAACAGCAGAGTAACTGTGAATACTGTAATGTAAGCAGTCAAACAAGTATAATATTAGTTTCCACATAAAAATAAACTGCAGGAATGATACTCTAATTTCATATGATTTTCAACTATACAGTTACAGTATAGTGCATTGATAGAGCAACCAAAAGTATTTGATTTGTATAATTATTTGAGATAAATCGAGTACACAAGTCACATACACTCGGAAGAAATTAGTAAAATATCATCAAAGCGAGTACATAGAGTTCTGCATGTAAACATACAGAATAGATTTGCAAATATAACACTGTACGGGTATTGTTAGagtggggtaaagatacagattTTTGTTTGGGCTCCAGGCAGGTATTTACACTGCCGAAATGgaaagagtaggagagagagagtaccgCTACCAGACACCCACACCATCAGAAAAAACTgcctagagtgtagcctgattggCAGTGGAGAGAAAGGATAAGACACACCGCATAACCACAAGTCACAGCACAGGGGTAACCCAACCAATAATACCTCATGCAATAATAATGATTAGAACAACTCTATGAAATTGCGTCTGAAGCACCAGACTAAAAACCCAGTTTtgcaaatacactacatggccaaaagtatgtggagacctgctcgttgaacatctcatttcaaaatcacgggcattaatatggagttggtcccccctttgctgatataacagcctccactcttctaggaaggctttccactagatgttggaacattgctgcggggacttgcttccattcagccacaagagcattagtgaggtcgggcactgatgttgggcgattaggcctggctcacagtcggcgttcctattcatcccaaaggtgttcgatggggttgagatcagggctctgtgcaggccagtcaagttcttccacactgacctcgctttgtgcacgggggcattgtcatgctgaaacaggaaaggtccttccccaaactgttgccacaaagttggaagcacagaatcatctagaatgtcattgtgtgctgtagaatttagatttcccttcactggaactaaggggcccgaaacatgacaaacagccccagaccattattcctcctccaccaaactttacagttggcactatgcattcgggtaagtaataataataataatttgccatttagcagacgcttttatccaaagcgacttacagtcatacgtgcataattttttttgtgtatgggtggtcccggggatcgaacccactaccctggcgttacaagcgccgtgctctaccagctgagctacagcgtTCTCCTGGCCTCCACCAATcccagattcatccatcggactgccagatgacgaagcatgattaatcactccagagaacgaatTTCCTCTGCGCCAGAGTCTAATGGTGGCGAgcgttacaccactccagccgatgcttggcattgcacatggtgaccttaggcttgctcagccatggaaacccattttttgaagctccagacgaacagttcttgtggtgacgttgcttccagagacagtttggaattcggtagtgagtgttgcaaccggggacagacgatttttacgtgctacgcacttcagcggtcacgttctgtgagcttgtgtgggctaccacttcgcagctgagccattgttgctcttagaggtttccacttcacaataacagcacttacagttgaccggggcagctctagcagggcagaaatgttatgaactgacttgttggaaaggtggcatcctatgacggtgccacgttgaaagtcactgagctcttcagtacgggccattctgctgccaatgtttgtctatggagattgcatagcggtgtgctcgattttatacacctgtcagcaacaggtgtggctgaaatagccgaatgcactcatttgaaggggtgtccacatacttttggccatgtagtgtatctgtatTCCTTACACATAGTGACAAGGGAGTTGGTTACATtaatgggtgtgtgtatgtgtggttcaATACAAAAAAGGCCTTTAAATGTCCCCAAAGTATTTTAGGCCAATACACAAATCAATACACACAGTTCCAagagaatacatttttttataagcAATATACAgtactcaaacacacactcccTTTAACGAAAATGTAAATAACAGAGCATTTACAGTTCCCAACCGCACTGAACACAAAATGTCAGCTccagtgtagagagagagagagagagagagagagattgtcttAGCTGTTAACGTCCGGCTTGCAGTTGCACTTGTCTGTCCGATACACCCGTTGGTTTGTCTGTCGCGCCAACCGagagctctcacacacagacagacgagacATTTACTTCTTCCTTCCTGATAGCTGGTGCGCTCTTAAAGTGGCAGCGCACGGGGAACGCTCCTTGCAGGATTTCACCACAACACTGATAAACATATGGAATACCTCCATGAAATGCCACAAGTAGAGTGCTACAACTCTTAAAAAGCAAAGGGTTTAATGAAAGTGCTGACAGGAAGATAAACAGCATAGGATAAAATAATTGCTTTAACAGCAGTACATTTTGTCTCACATTGGAATGATTTTGAATGGTACATCTACATAGTACAACAGATCTACATATAAGCAGAGGTAATGCATAAAAGCACCATTCAAGTATAGACTCATGATCATATAAGGAACAAGAAATAATAAACGTTAAATCACCAATAAGTTGCGGTCTTTACTTGATTGGTTTTGTGTTAGGCTTAGTGTCATTTTGTACAAACGCGAGCATATCAGCACCACTGTAACAACTCGGAAATGGCAGATCTAAAGACACACAGTTTAGAGTTCAGCAAACTTAGTTTGAGATAAAGAACTTTAATAGATGCTATTTTGGTACCAAAAGTTCCAAGGCAATTCTAGTTAGAAGGCAAATTAGAACAGTACTGTCATGGGATGGAATGTTAGGCGCCAACAGACTCAGGATAGTTTGCCGAACTCAGtaactacagtaggcctatggctTTGGATGACGGAAACAGCTTTATCCTTCCTTCTCTCCATGTTTCCTTCTGATTCGGTAAAAGGTCCACTCAATCTTTACCCCcacgaaaacaggtttagaatcaGATCTTATTAACCCAAAACCATCTTCGAAGCTAACTAATCTGACCCAGTATCAGTTGTTCTGGCTATACAATTGTACCTACACCATGAATATTCATCTTCAGTCTGAGCCCCACAGTGTCTTCTAGTTCCCCTCTCTACAGGTCATAGAAGTCAAGGTGTGCTCCGGAGGGGTAGTCATCCTCCAGCAGCACCTTCATCAGCTTAGCACAGGAGTCTTCACAGGTGAGCAGCTGACCCTGGGAGAGCATGGCTGAGAAGGACTTCCTCACGCCAGGGTCTGCCGTGCTGTCCCTGGCCTCCACCTGCATGTCTGTGTCCAGGGGACCTAGAGAAACACAGAGGGATCTAGGTTGGTCACGAGTCACTGGATGGTCATGATAGAAAGGACAAAAATGGCAATACTGTGAGAATGTGCAGAGTACATGATGATCCATTTCAAGGGTCAATTTCAGCTGAACTGAAATGACAACatctgaaatggaattgaccccaggcCTGACCGTAACATAGCTAGGTTCATAGGTCAAATATCTCCATAATAAGTCCATTCAGTGCTCCATTTCAAAATCAGTAGTCTAACGACCTGGGGCTTAATTTAATCTCCAATGCCAGGTTGAATTAGTCTGGCTAACACCAAACTCTCGAAGTGCTTTTACTGGTTGAACACCCACAAGCACACCTACACACAGCCTCCTTCCATTACAAAGGTAGGATTTTCTAATCCAAACAACTagaggggaaaaaatacatttcaGGGAACCAATCAAACATGTTGCACAATTTCTGAGCACATACTACATTAACAAATGGCCTCCTTTCCAGACCAGTGTGGTCACAGCTCACCCTGCGCTGTGAGTCACATGGGTCTTGTCAGCCAGGCTAAGGTTGAATGGCTGTTGACAGACACATGAATGATGACCAAGTTCATTTCAAATGCTTTTTTTATAACTGGAATGGAGGTCAGTTCAGGAGTGTGTGCCTGGGGGTTACTGTTTTATTTATCAGGGGTTTAAAGCCTAAATCTACCTGGGGCATAGTTGAGTACTCGGAGGTCCGGCTCCTCCTCTGCCAGCACGCGGAACATCATGTCTCGGGCCGCCTTGCCCGTGCAGTACAGCACCCAGGAGGGGAATGGCTGCAGGGCGCACAGCGAGCTCACGTTGACTACGCAGCGCCGCAGCCCCTGTCGCGGTGGGAACACCTGCAGCAGGCCGGCCGTCAGACTGAGGGCGGAGCTGACATTGAGTGACAGGTAGGAATCCACCTCCGCCATGTTGGTGAAGCTCTTGGCGTAGCGCGAAACGTCTCCCAGAGAGGCTGGAGGAATGGGGAGATGTCAGATAATACAATGTTTGAATTGTATTATTTTCATAGAATACGCTTTCAAAAACACATTTTGAAATGGCTCCTAAACTCTGCTCTCAAATTCACAATACCTCCTATCTGAACATTTACATAATTGTCAGTGTATGGACTAGGCTATATATTCCGACTATATTGTAACTTTTGGGAGATTTGATGAGCACAATCAAATATAATACTAAAGATGTTAAAATCATGAGACCTAATTTGAAAATCTGTAAACTGAACACTTTTTCTGCTTGCTAATAGTCATAGCTAGTAGACCCATTACAGGTGGATGAATAATTTACCAGCATTGTTAATCAGTATGAGATGGTCCATATCCTCGGAGGAAATCTCTTTCGCCGCCCTGATGACACTTTCCACCCCTTCTTTTATCCCCAGGTCTGCGACAACACAACGAGTTACCAACCCTGCCCTGTCCGCATCCGACGAGGCCAAATCTTCCTGGAGTTCCCGCAATTTCTCCCCGGAGCGAGCCGCCAAAACAAGCACCGACCT encodes the following:
- the LOC121541703 gene encoding sepiapterin reductase, with protein sequence MNSPDAKDLGRVLCIITGASRGFGRTVAKEISLLFKPRSVLVLAARSGEKLRELQEDLASSDADRAGLVTRCVVADLGIKEGVESVIRAAKEISSEDMDHLILINNAASLGDVSRYAKSFTNMAEVDSYLSLNVSSALSLTAGLLQVFPPRQGLRRCVVNVSSLCALQPFPSWVLYCTGKAARDMMFRVLAEEEPDLRVLNYAPGPLDTDMQVEARDSTADPGVRKSFSAMLSQGQLLTCEDSCAKLMKVLLEDDYPSGAHLDFYDL